From the genome of Punica granatum isolate Tunisia-2019 unplaced genomic scaffold, ASM765513v2 Contig00426, whole genome shotgun sequence, one region includes:
- the LOC116190361 gene encoding indole-3-acetic acid-induced protein ARG2-like: MPRSIQAVKFVTLILDGASTAIARRGFAAAAEGGAAVKTGAVRSGTALKRTGEEKLKSVEKVSWGPDPKTGYYRPENATAEIDVAELRAALLKHSN, translated from the exons ATGCCTCGTTCTATCCAAGCTGTTAAGTTCGTGACCCTCATCCTCGACGGAGCCTCCACCGCTATTGCCAG GCGGGGGTTTGCCGCAGCGGCGGAGGGAGGAGCTGCTGTGAAAACTGGTGCAGTGAGGAGCGGCACCGCCTTGAAGAGAACCGGAGAGGAGAAACTGAAGTCCGTGGAGAAGGTGTCGTGGGGACCCGACCCAAAGACCGGATACTACAGGCCCGAGAATGCCACAGCGGAGATCGATGTGGCTGAACTGCGGGCGGCGCTGCTTAAGCACAGCAACTGA
- the LOC116190357 gene encoding indole-3-acetic acid-induced protein ARG2-like, whose protein sequence is MSRSLQSFKFVSSVVLDGAAAAIARRGFAAAAVAEGGAAASSSVRIGGARSSAALKRSGEEKVKSVEKVSWGPDPKTGYYRPESATAEIDVVQLRATLLKHST, encoded by the exons ATGTCTCGTTCTCTCCAAAGCTTTAAGTTTGTCTCTTCCGTTGTCCTCGACGGAGCCGCCGCCGCTATCGCCAG GCGGGGATTTGCAGCTGCTGCGGTGGCAGAGGGAGGAGCTGCTGCGTCTAGCAGCGTGAGGATCGGCGGGGCGAGGAGCAGTGCTGCCTTGAAGAGAAGCGGAGAGGAGAAAGTGAAGTCTGTGGAGAAGGTGTCGTGGGGACCCGACCCGAAGACCGGATACTACAGGCCTGAGAGCGCCACAGCGGAGATCGACGTGGTCCAGCTGCGTGCCACCCTGCTTAAGCACAGCACCTGA